Proteins from a genomic interval of Clostridium sp. 'deep sea':
- a CDS encoding YheC/YheD family protein: MGVYKVECRLGTDKPLILLPKQLYNQVKDESFSKVKVKYGQKKIQANVKVSPNNTVIVSKNITEKLYLPQAIDLHILASQGRVVLGPIVGIMTTAPPYKGSHFQFQIGKKRRVFFSRFMEIAAKRNMTLFLFTPNCIDWQKRAVYGLTYLPQGQGSWVRKWYPLPDAVWNRVPHRGAEVRADVLRTKQLFKTVTNVLVSPDDYFYKWEMHEVLTREGSISQHLPETIQYRGVESLNQMLRKHPEVFIKVCSGSHGHGVIKFQKPDKNIVYSYHLKSGRLNKGTVYNRGELERFIFKATQKKTSIVQQGLQLAEFENRPFDLRATVQKNIKGEWQVVGLSAKLAGNNGVTTHVCNGGKVVPGNWLLKKLYKDGGAKLNEVNAFAIKVAKASERASGWMLGELGMDIAIDKLGHLWLFEVNTKPGRIVFAPEWAAKERYASYKMLVDYMQHLSGFGDV, translated from the coding sequence GTGGGGGTTTATAAAGTAGAATGTCGATTAGGAACAGATAAACCACTAATTTTGCTTCCTAAACAACTATATAACCAAGTAAAAGATGAATCCTTTAGTAAAGTGAAAGTTAAATATGGACAAAAAAAGATTCAAGCAAATGTAAAAGTATCGCCAAATAATACTGTTATTGTATCTAAAAATATTACAGAAAAATTGTATTTACCTCAAGCTATAGACCTTCATATTCTGGCTAGTCAGGGTAGGGTAGTATTAGGCCCTATAGTTGGGATAATGACCACAGCTCCCCCTTACAAGGGGAGTCACTTTCAATTTCAAATAGGTAAAAAACGTAGAGTTTTTTTCTCACGATTTATGGAGATAGCAGCAAAACGTAATATGACACTTTTTTTATTTACGCCTAATTGCATAGACTGGCAAAAGAGAGCCGTTTATGGTTTAACATATTTACCGCAGGGTCAAGGATCATGGGTCAGAAAGTGGTATCCTTTACCCGATGCAGTATGGAACAGAGTGCCACATAGAGGTGCAGAGGTAAGGGCTGATGTTTTAAGAACAAAACAATTATTTAAAACAGTTACAAATGTGTTAGTAAGCCCTGATGATTATTTTTATAAATGGGAAATGCACGAGGTGCTTACTCGAGAGGGCAGTATCTCCCAACATCTACCTGAAACAATTCAGTATCGAGGGGTAGAAAGTCTTAATCAAATGCTGAGAAAACATCCCGAAGTTTTTATTAAAGTATGTTCAGGCAGTCATGGTCATGGTGTAATTAAGTTTCAAAAACCAGATAAAAATATTGTGTATTCTTATCACTTAAAAAGTGGGCGTTTAAATAAAGGTACAGTGTATAACAGGGGTGAGTTGGAGCGCTTTATTTTTAAAGCAACCCAAAAGAAAACAAGCATAGTTCAACAGGGTTTACAGTTGGCAGAGTTTGAAAACAGACCATTTGATTTAAGAGCAACAGTGCAAAAAAATATTAAAGGTGAGTGGCAAGTAGTAGGGCTTTCTGCAAAGTTAGCAGGAAATAATGGAGTAACTACTCATGTTTGCAATGGTGGTAAAGTTGTGCCAGGAAACTGGCTTTTAAAAAAGTTATATAAAGATGGCGGAGCCAAGCTAAATGAAGTAAATGCCTTTGCAATAAAAGTAGCTAAAGCATCAGAACGAGCGTCGGGTTGGATGTTAGGAGAATTGGGAATGGACATAGCTATAGATAAATTAGGACATCTATGGTTATTTGAGGTTAATACAAAGCCAGGTAGAATTGTATTCGCTCCAGAATGGGCAGCAAAAGAAAGATATGCTTCATATAAGATGCTTGTTGATTACATGCAACATTTATCTGGATTTGGCGATGTATAG
- a CDS encoding YheC/YheD family protein, producing MPERIPLIGVMAHRRKSAKLPFAEAGFFANLINEGKVLGVKVFVFSPLEINWAHQRVIGWTPNNSIKTWQRNFYPFPDVVYDRLFPGKGDVNAALWRYAKSLRDSGEVIWMNSSLHGKWDVYKTLALKKEIRPYIPETIIFSDIDALLKMLQKYETVFIKPNMGTQGKGVMRLQISPSRVVRYKGRTRGGRSVAGVAGSLDELILILRAFMGERKFLIQQGLSLRVYHNAPCDVRVVVQKGVNGKWVITGHAVRVGPTEGVTSNLHGGGTAKKLIRVLREIGETDFNAQFIIAEIEDLAIKVARELDRESNKFAEFGLDVGLDTKKRVWLIEVNSKPGRKVFLHTGDYEARHNSIVNPLHYGQYLLAKKYSRYEKIYDRRGFSGGL from the coding sequence GTGCCTGAGCGTATTCCTTTAATAGGGGTTATGGCACACAGGAGAAAAAGTGCCAAATTGCCGTTTGCAGAAGCAGGCTTTTTTGCGAATTTAATTAACGAAGGTAAAGTACTAGGAGTAAAAGTTTTTGTGTTTTCTCCTTTAGAAATAAATTGGGCTCATCAAAGGGTAATAGGGTGGACCCCAAATAATAGTATTAAAACATGGCAGAGAAATTTTTATCCTTTTCCAGATGTAGTTTATGACCGTTTATTTCCTGGTAAGGGTGATGTAAATGCTGCTCTTTGGAGATACGCCAAAAGTCTAAGAGATAGTGGTGAAGTAATTTGGATGAATAGTTCTTTGCATGGTAAATGGGATGTTTACAAAACATTAGCCTTAAAGAAAGAGATTCGTCCGTATATACCTGAGACAATAATTTTTTCAGATATAGATGCCCTGCTTAAAATGCTTCAAAAATATGAAACTGTGTTTATTAAGCCCAATATGGGAACTCAAGGCAAGGGAGTAATGAGGCTACAGATTTCCCCCAGTAGGGTTGTAAGATATAAAGGCAGAACACGGGGTGGTAGAAGTGTTGCTGGTGTTGCTGGAAGTTTAGATGAGCTAATACTAATTCTACGTGCCTTTATGGGTGAGAGAAAGTTTTTAATTCAACAAGGTCTATCACTACGTGTGTATCACAATGCCCCATGTGATGTAAGAGTTGTTGTGCAAAAAGGGGTTAATGGCAAGTGGGTTATTACTGGCCATGCTGTAAGGGTAGGTCCAACCGAGGGTGTTACCTCTAATTTACATGGCGGAGGAACAGCCAAAAAGCTTATTAGAGTTTTAAGAGAAATTGGCGAAACAGATTTTAACGCGCAGTTCATAATAGCAGAAATTGAGGATTTAGCAATTAAGGTTGCTAGGGAGTTAGATAGAGAGAGCAATAAGTTTGCCGAGTTTGGTTTAGATGTTGGCCTTGATACTAAAAAAAGAGTTTGGCTAATTGAGGTCAACTCTAAACCCGGCAGAAAAGTCTTTTTGCACACAGGCGACTACGAGGCAAGGCATAACTCTATAGTTAATCCTTTGCATTATGGGCAGTATTTATTAGCTAAAAAGTACTCTAGGTATGAAAAAATTTATGATAGGAGGGGATTTAGTGGGGGTTTATAA
- a CDS encoding NAD-dependent epimerase/dehydratase family protein: MKLLIIGGKKFLGYHVAQEAVKRGHQVTLFNRGKTYPELLPELPTIIGDRNTDIDRLANMQFDAVIDTCAYFPKQVEQAVKVLGDNIKKYQLVSTISACDNTVVGIDEDGPICGLDFESTEITGETYGPLKAACEKQLTDMLGDKGLLIRPGFIVGDRDHTDRFSYWPVMMHNHNEMIVPETNDLKIQFIDVRDLAIFMIDALEKDLSGIYHLTGPVEPLNFSNFIEACHKTINENCKLIKVSDEWLDNNKIVKHAAFPLCIELKEFAGLHKVNINKAINAGLKTRAIEDTLKSTLAWYQEYKGDVSKLAAGMKPSDMKELIEKLN, from the coding sequence ATGAAACTACTTATTATTGGTGGTAAAAAGTTTTTAGGATACCATGTAGCACAAGAGGCTGTAAAAAGAGGCCACCAAGTAACACTATTTAACAGAGGTAAAACTTACCCTGAGTTATTACCAGAGTTACCTACAATTATTGGAGACCGTAATACAGATATCGACCGTTTAGCAAATATGCAGTTTGATGCCGTTATAGATACCTGTGCTTATTTTCCTAAGCAGGTAGAACAGGCCGTAAAAGTGTTAGGTGATAACATAAAAAAATACCAGTTAGTATCAACTATTTCAGCCTGTGATAATACCGTAGTTGGCATAGATGAAGACGGTCCTATTTGTGGTTTAGATTTTGAATCAACTGAAATTACTGGCGAAACCTATGGACCATTAAAGGCTGCCTGTGAAAAACAGCTTACAGATATGTTAGGTGATAAAGGGCTATTAATAAGACCAGGCTTTATAGTTGGTGACCGTGACCATACCGACCGATTTAGTTACTGGCCAGTAATGATGCATAACCATAATGAAATGATAGTTCCTGAAACAAACGATTTAAAAATTCAATTTATTGATGTAAGAGATTTAGCTATATTTATGATAGATGCTCTTGAAAAAGACCTTAGTGGAATATACCATTTAACAGGCCCTGTAGAGCCACTTAATTTTTCTAACTTTATAGAAGCCTGTCATAAAACCATAAATGAGAATTGTAAGCTAATAAAGGTTAGTGATGAATGGCTTGATAATAATAAAATAGTAAAGCATGCTGCTTTTCCACTCTGCATTGAACTAAAAGAATTTGCGGGACTCCATAAGGTAAATATTAATAAAGCTATAAATGCAGGACTAAAAACACGAGCAATTGAAGATACCCTTAAATCAACATTAGCTTGGTATCAAGAGTATAAAGGCGATGTAAGCAAATTAGCAGCAGGAATGAAACCTAGTGACATGAAAGAGCTTATTGAAAAACTTAATTAG
- a CDS encoding recombinase family protein, translated as MKKAALYIRVSTTGQAEEGLSIPAQKKLLKEYALKHDYVISAEHIYIDAGESAKSADRPKFQLMIANAKVKPKPFDAVLVHKTDRFARNRLDSSVYKTLLRKECGIDVISITENFSDDPYGVMMEGIMELFAEFYSLNLSTEVRKGMSEAAGSGIALGRVPFGFVIDPNTNKYVISENQAEIIRYIYELYVKEGYGVDSIHTYLNSKAAEHKFGKSLRVQSSKAQKKIHYFGKKRELKWSAHAIRYILKNDVYTGVFRWKAKDKEEIVIKDNHPAIIAESTFIEAQQLMAKRRTRRNGVAHEYMLRGLVKCAYCGRQMVIFSTKRKDKYYSYVRCSNKNKDSVCHKNGMPLNALQGLVIDNLIPVLDNANLLDKIKIVSNNKLNNEKEINRVKGLLADFNSKFDRQMQAFESGIIDLQQLKHYKEKLQAEKQGLEAELVLLKKQANNSLQINEQEFITQLTNVAKQLKSEDNSEYSKQRALTSIVDKIKVDKFNKSIEIYYKGV; from the coding sequence ATGAAAAAGGCAGCATTATATATTAGAGTTTCTACTACTGGGCAAGCTGAAGAGGGTTTATCTATACCGGCACAAAAAAAGTTACTTAAGGAATATGCCTTAAAGCATGACTATGTTATTAGTGCTGAACATATTTATATAGATGCTGGTGAGTCTGCTAAATCAGCAGATAGGCCTAAGTTTCAATTAATGATAGCCAATGCCAAAGTAAAGCCCAAACCTTTTGATGCTGTTTTGGTTCATAAAACAGATAGATTTGCCCGTAATAGGTTAGACAGCTCGGTATATAAAACTCTGTTACGTAAAGAGTGTGGTATTGATGTTATTTCTATAACTGAAAACTTTAGTGATGATCCCTATGGTGTAATGATGGAAGGTATTATGGAGTTATTTGCTGAGTTTTACTCACTTAACTTAAGTACTGAGGTACGTAAAGGCATGAGTGAGGCTGCAGGCTCGGGCATTGCTTTAGGTAGAGTGCCTTTTGGTTTTGTTATTGACCCTAATACTAATAAGTATGTTATTAGTGAAAATCAGGCAGAAATCATAAGGTATATTTATGAGCTGTATGTTAAAGAGGGTTATGGTGTTGATAGTATTCATACTTATTTAAACTCTAAGGCTGCAGAACATAAATTTGGTAAGTCTTTAAGAGTGCAAAGCTCTAAGGCCCAAAAAAAGATTCATTACTTTGGTAAAAAGCGTGAGCTTAAATGGTCGGCTCATGCTATTAGATATATTTTAAAGAACGATGTTTATACAGGTGTTTTTAGGTGGAAAGCAAAAGATAAAGAGGAAATAGTTATTAAAGATAACCACCCTGCTATTATAGCTGAATCTACATTTATAGAAGCCCAGCAGTTAATGGCTAAACGCCGTACTAGGCGTAATGGTGTTGCCCATGAGTATATGTTAAGGGGTTTAGTTAAGTGTGCTTACTGTGGCAGACAAATGGTTATTTTTTCGACTAAACGCAAAGATAAGTATTATAGCTATGTTAGGTGCAGCAATAAAAATAAAGACAGTGTATGCCATAAAAACGGTATGCCTTTAAATGCCTTGCAGGGCTTGGTAATAGATAATTTAATACCTGTGTTAGATAACGCTAATTTGCTTGATAAGATTAAAATTGTAAGCAATAACAAGCTTAATAATGAAAAAGAAATTAATAGGGTTAAAGGTTTATTGGCTGATTTTAATAGTAAGTTCGACCGCCAAATGCAGGCGTTTGAGTCCGGTATTATTGACTTACAGCAGCTTAAACACTATAAAGAAAAGCTACAGGCTGAAAAGCAAGGGCTTGAGGCTGAGTTAGTGCTATTAAAAAAACAAGCTAATAATAGCTTGCAGATAAATGAACAAGAGTTTATTACCCAGTTAACTAATGTGGCTAAGCAGCTTAAAAGTGAAGATAATAGTGAATATAGTAAGCAGAGAGCTTTGACCAGTATTGTTGATAAAATTAAAGTTGATAAGTTTAATAAATCTATAGAAATATACTATAAAGGGGTGTAG
- a CDS encoding YheC/YheD family protein, which produces MKHKEIKTYRIEEIVSDELVFVPNRGLARICSFRSKQAIQLKAGTCISDAVVDLTSFHNEEVIKISTAILKKLNIPSDISVKVNYNQGFNQLSLGPILGLYAIRTGSASNPYGEINRLIQEIQLAGQRNGALVYVFGPQNIDYSKLTLTGYYFKFKSKRWVKRKFPIPDVVYDRVLSRRLQRKPRVRRTRNFLIDTCNSNYFNKSYLDKWDVYKHLSPNSTIRRHMPETRLCVDMNDIYYMLNRYRQIYIKPVNGSHGKGICWVTKNRYGYYGHYINWQGDESAWCVGHPQELSKFVGRLIRRKRYIVQQGLNLSYANSKPADIRVLMQKNSEGDWKFTTFIGRVAADGSKVSNFEHGGSLTSVYYILKRNAGKHTSYRTLKTAIINYSIDVCNQLESSMQIKFGELGLDLAMDVYGYLWLIEVNSRPARDISTDVQRIPQSARLSSRRIIDYAGYLAGFTVRPGGE; this is translated from the coding sequence GTGAAACATAAGGAAATTAAAACATATAGAATAGAAGAAATTGTTTCAGATGAGCTTGTGTTTGTACCAAATAGAGGTTTAGCAAGAATATGCAGTTTTAGGTCAAAGCAAGCCATCCAGCTTAAGGCTGGTACTTGCATTAGTGACGCAGTAGTAGATTTAACATCATTCCATAATGAAGAAGTTATTAAAATTAGCACTGCTATTTTAAAGAAACTAAATATACCATCTGATATAAGTGTGAAAGTAAACTATAATCAAGGCTTTAATCAACTGAGTTTAGGTCCTATATTAGGACTTTATGCTATTAGAACAGGGTCTGCAAGTAACCCCTATGGTGAAATTAATAGGTTAATACAGGAAATTCAATTGGCAGGTCAACGTAATGGAGCACTAGTTTACGTTTTTGGACCTCAAAACATCGATTACAGTAAATTAACATTAACTGGCTATTACTTTAAATTTAAAAGCAAACGATGGGTAAAAAGAAAATTTCCTATTCCAGATGTAGTATATGACCGTGTTTTAAGTAGAAGGCTTCAACGTAAGCCTAGAGTAAGAAGAACACGTAACTTTTTAATAGATACCTGTAACTCAAATTATTTTAACAAAAGCTATCTTGATAAATGGGATGTTTACAAACATTTATCTCCAAATTCTACTATACGAAGACACATGCCCGAAACAAGATTATGTGTTGACATGAACGATATATACTACATGTTAAATCGGTATCGGCAAATTTATATTAAACCTGTGAATGGGAGCCATGGTAAAGGTATTTGCTGGGTTACCAAAAACAGATACGGATATTATGGCCATTATATCAACTGGCAAGGTGATGAGAGTGCTTGGTGTGTAGGTCATCCGCAAGAATTATCTAAATTTGTAGGAAGATTAATTAGACGTAAAAGATATATAGTACAGCAAGGATTAAATTTATCTTATGCTAATTCTAAACCCGCAGACATAAGAGTGTTAATGCAAAAAAACAGTGAAGGTGATTGGAAATTTACTACATTCATTGGTAGGGTTGCCGCTGATGGTAGCAAAGTTAGCAACTTTGAACATGGAGGCAGTTTAACATCTGTTTATTATATACTTAAGAGAAATGCTGGTAAACATACAAGCTATAGAACGCTTAAAACAGCAATAATTAACTATAGTATAGACGTATGTAACCAGTTAGAGAGTTCAATGCAAATAAAATTTGGAGAGTTAGGTCTTGATTTAGCTATGGATGTATACGGATACCTTTGGTTAATTGAAGTTAACTCTCGTCCAGCACGTGATATTTCTACAGATGTCCAGAGAATACCTCAGAGTGCTAGACTCTCATCGCGAAGAATTATAGACTATGCAGGTTATTTAGCTGGGTTCACTGTCAGGCCAGGGGGTGAGTAA
- a CDS encoding S-layer homology domain-containing protein — protein MIKKLILLDLLIIVFIFPLKVNALTDISGHWAESDIIILSNEGIINGYNDKSFKPQSPIKRDEFICMVVRLIKEHVGSNTFNSLLTNTNKNLQSWQKDYNKVYYNLVLPNTYWAKNTIKQAVDLRLLPYEYNTTPFLNISDYQKNITRGEAAYILTMAASYYDLHADKMLQNYAIKKITDLNNTHPYKNALLNAYILGIISGYDDNTIKPNNSLSRAEAVATLIKFFIPSRLQPFAPESTPFIMLNSVAGPLTSLRYYPPLINDKIVLDTLNFVKRIVEAKEKTKGYIQLLYNPKNATLGVEFYNSEYDYKQLINASSQSSYNQTIPYTLYMTLTISPQNMQKHSVSKRVNKLNSKYNPYMLITWGNGFEQDILNNHSEVLQELFSYLFDTEASDFMEKLKNYLTYGEGGLTTYRQYNGRYASWKPLGQGVSIIEIMELD, from the coding sequence ATGATTAAAAAACTTATTTTACTAGACCTACTTATTATTGTATTTATTTTTCCACTTAAAGTTAATGCTTTAACCGATATATCTGGTCATTGGGCAGAATCAGATATTATTATCTTAAGTAATGAGGGAATTATCAACGGTTATAATGATAAAAGCTTTAAACCCCAAAGCCCTATTAAACGTGATGAGTTTATTTGTATGGTTGTGAGGCTTATTAAAGAGCATGTTGGGAGTAATACTTTTAATAGTTTATTAACAAACACTAATAAAAACCTTCAGTCATGGCAAAAAGATTATAATAAGGTTTATTACAATTTAGTTTTACCAAATACCTACTGGGCAAAAAACACTATTAAGCAAGCTGTAGACTTAAGGCTTTTGCCATATGAATATAATACTACGCCTTTTTTAAATATAAGTGATTATCAAAAAAATATTACTAGAGGTGAAGCAGCTTATATTTTAACTATGGCTGCTAGTTATTATGATTTACATGCTGATAAAATGCTACAAAACTATGCTATTAAAAAAATTACAGACTTAAATAATACTCACCCTTACAAAAATGCCTTACTTAATGCTTATATTTTAGGAATAATATCTGGTTATGATGATAACACTATTAAGCCAAATAATAGCCTAAGCAGAGCAGAAGCTGTGGCCACTTTAATAAAGTTCTTTATACCATCAAGGCTTCAACCTTTTGCACCAGAGAGTACCCCATTTATTATGCTTAATAGTGTAGCTGGACCTCTCACATCATTACGATATTACCCACCACTCATAAATGATAAAATAGTATTAGATACCCTTAATTTTGTAAAAAGAATTGTAGAAGCCAAAGAAAAAACTAAGGGTTATATTCAGTTATTATATAACCCTAAAAACGCAACTCTAGGGGTTGAATTTTATAACTCTGAGTATGATTATAAACAATTAATAAATGCATCTTCACAATCAAGCTATAATCAAACAATACCTTATACCCTGTATATGACTTTAACAATTAGTCCCCAAAACATGCAAAAACATTCAGTATCAAAACGTGTTAACAAGTTAAATAGCAAATATAACCCTTATATGCTAATTACTTGGGGTAATGGATTTGAGCAAGATATTCTCAATAATCACAGTGAAGTTTTACAAGAGTTATTTTCTTATTTGTTTGACACTGAAGCAAGTGACTTTATGGAAAAATTAAAAAACTACTTAACCTATGGAGAAGGTGGGCTAACTACTTATAGGCAGTATAATGGTAGGTATGCATCTTGGAAACCATTGGGCCAGGGAGTATCCATAATAGAAATAATGGAATTAGACTGA
- a CDS encoding competence/damage-inducible protein A, with protein MIAEILCVGTELLLGDIVNTNAAWIAKELASLGVSVYRQVVIGDNHQRLKEAYGLALQRADIVISTGGLGPTQDDLTKEALAQACSLELQRNEDAANWIQQRFIDKGFTLTENNWRQANFPVGSTPLFNEYGTAPGCMLQINQKTVFLMPGPPVEMKPMFQLYIKPWIQKQTKIILRSRVLKILGIGESAAEEIIRDIIDNQSNPSIAPYAKYGQVTFRITARADNEQEALALIEPMEQELRKRFKLNIFGVDDDTIESVTIDLLNKHNLTLACAESCTGGLVSSLLINVPGVSKIFKEAVIAYSNEAKAKRLNVNSNSLKKTGAVSCQVAAEMAEGVAKTAGTNIGLSTTGIAGPTGGTETKPVGLVYCGLYINGEVITKRFLFPNRSRDSIRKRAMLSCIDWLRRELIERYV; from the coding sequence ATGATTGCTGAAATACTATGTGTTGGCACAGAGTTATTACTTGGAGACATAGTTAATACCAATGCTGCGTGGATAGCTAAAGAGTTAGCCTCTTTAGGTGTTAGTGTATACCGCCAAGTTGTAATAGGTGACAACCACCAAAGATTAAAAGAGGCCTATGGACTAGCCCTACAACGTGCTGATATTGTTATTAGTACCGGTGGTTTAGGACCAACTCAAGATGATTTAACAAAAGAGGCTTTAGCACAAGCCTGTTCATTAGAGTTACAGCGTAATGAAGATGCCGCTAACTGGATTCAACAACGTTTTATAGATAAAGGATTTACCCTAACCGAAAACAACTGGCGACAAGCCAATTTTCCAGTAGGTTCAACTCCTCTTTTTAATGAATATGGAACAGCGCCTGGATGTATGCTACAAATCAATCAAAAAACTGTATTTTTAATGCCAGGGCCACCTGTTGAAATGAAACCAATGTTTCAACTATACATAAAGCCTTGGATACAAAAGCAAACCAAAATTATACTGCGTTCACGGGTTCTAAAAATCTTAGGAATAGGCGAATCTGCTGCTGAAGAGATTATTAGGGATATTATAGATAACCAAAGTAACCCTTCCATTGCACCCTATGCAAAATATGGTCAGGTAACATTTAGAATAACTGCCAGAGCAGATAACGAGCAAGAAGCATTAGCACTTATAGAGCCTATGGAACAAGAGTTAAGAAAACGGTTTAAGCTTAATATCTTTGGGGTTGATGATGATACTATTGAAAGTGTTACAATAGATTTACTTAACAAGCATAACCTAACTTTAGCGTGTGCTGAATCATGCACAGGTGGTTTAGTAAGTTCACTGTTAATTAATGTACCTGGAGTTTCTAAAATTTTTAAAGAAGCTGTTATTGCTTACAGTAATGAGGCAAAAGCTAAAAGACTTAATGTAAACAGTAATAGTCTAAAAAAGACTGGCGCAGTCAGCTGCCAAGTAGCAGCAGAAATGGCTGAAGGTGTTGCCAAAACAGCTGGTACTAACATAGGATTATCTACTACTGGTATTGCTGGTCCTACTGGTGGAACCGAAACCAAACCAGTAGGTTTAGTTTACTGTGGACTCTATATAAATGGTGAGGTAATAACTAAAAGGTTCTTGTTCCCCAATAGATCAAGAGATAGTATTAGAAAACGGGCTATGTTAAGTTGCATAGACTGGTTGCGCAGAGAACTTATAGAAAGATATGTTTAA
- a CDS encoding patatin-like phospholipase family protein: MGEQKKKIGLALGGGAARGIAHIGALKVFDDFRIKFDYVSGTSIGSIIGAAYAAGVSWVEMLSYARYFKTRDVLKWKRWSIGYDPNTIGKIMIKIIGDCNIEELKIPYCAVAVDVLKGKEVIINTGKVADAVTASSCVPGIFSPIRSKDQILVDGGVLNNVPTNIVKAMGSDIVVGVDLHSNSIPQINTGSYFEVLYATFNLMMTNNATIGRQFADVLISPDMRNIPFHVINDVDQLVKLGEEAAKKAVPQIKSLLR; this comes from the coding sequence ATGGGTGAGCAAAAAAAGAAAATAGGATTAGCTTTAGGTGGAGGAGCTGCCCGTGGCATTGCCCATATAGGTGCGTTAAAGGTTTTTGATGATTTTAGAATAAAGTTTGATTATGTATCTGGAACTAGCATAGGTAGCATTATAGGTGCCGCCTATGCAGCCGGTGTTTCCTGGGTAGAAATGTTAAGTTATGCCCGCTATTTTAAAACCCGTGATGTTTTAAAATGGAAACGTTGGAGCATTGGTTATGATCCCAATACTATTGGTAAAATAATGATTAAAATTATAGGCGACTGTAATATAGAAGAGTTAAAGATACCTTATTGTGCAGTTGCGGTAGATGTGCTTAAGGGTAAAGAGGTTATTATTAACACTGGTAAAGTAGCAGATGCTGTTACGGCAAGTAGTTGTGTACCGGGTATTTTTTCTCCCATAAGGAGTAAAGATCAAATTTTAGTTGACGGTGGAGTTTTAAACAATGTTCCCACAAATATTGTTAAAGCTATGGGCTCCGATATAGTTGTTGGTGTTGACCTTCATTCTAACTCTATTCCTCAAATAAATACTGGAAGTTATTTTGAAGTACTCTACGCCACTTTTAACCTAATGATGACAAATAACGCTACAATTGGACGACAATTTGCCGATGTCTTAATATCACCAGATATGCGCAATATACCTTTTCATGTTATAAATGATGTTGATCAATTAGTGAAATTAGGGGAAGAAGCAGCTAAAAAGGCAGTGCCGCAAATAAAATCACTTTTAAGATAA
- a CDS encoding DUF6544 family protein, with protein MRIFLKIVMVLIVLLIVTFSYSNYSFQRAYNAKVKEIFKDKPLAQGTISKADLNRLPPLMQNYLAKSGLVGKPYVNKVRLEQQGRIRLKPNGKWLSFTAEQYYRLDKPAFVWNTTIKILGIPIIRGMDIYQEGKGYMKIKVLPFFTVVNATGKEVNEGSHSRYLNEIMWFPQMYLSNKLHYQQTAENKLLATFIDSAITTTAELTISENKLLNFECNRWYMADEGNIARKWSTPLNKWGVLSDIYLPLAGHAEWDLDQSKFNYIEITIKDIEYIQ; from the coding sequence ATGAGAATTTTTTTAAAAATAGTTATGGTACTAATTGTACTTTTAATTGTAACATTTAGCTATAGTAATTATAGCTTTCAAAGGGCCTATAATGCTAAAGTAAAAGAGATATTTAAAGACAAACCACTAGCACAGGGCACAATATCTAAAGCAGACTTAAACAGACTACCACCCCTTATGCAGAACTATTTAGCTAAGAGTGGTTTAGTTGGTAAGCCATATGTTAATAAAGTTAGATTAGAACAGCAGGGTAGAATAAGACTTAAGCCTAATGGTAAATGGCTTAGCTTTACAGCTGAACAGTATTATCGACTAGATAAACCTGCCTTTGTTTGGAATACTACTATTAAAATTTTAGGGATACCCATAATCAGAGGAATGGACATTTACCAAGAGGGCAAAGGTTATATGAAAATTAAAGTGTTGCCATTTTTTACGGTAGTGAATGCCACTGGCAAAGAGGTTAATGAAGGATCACACTCTCGTTATCTGAATGAAATAATGTGGTTTCCTCAAATGTACTTAAGTAATAAACTGCATTATCAGCAAACAGCAGAAAATAAACTACTGGCTACTTTTATAGATTCAGCAATAACTACTACTGCGGAGTTAACCATTAGCGAAAATAAACTCTTAAACTTTGAGTGTAATAGATGGTATATGGCAGATGAAGGAAATATAGCTCGTAAATGGTCAACTCCACTTAATAAATGGGGTGTATTAAGTGACATTTATTTACCTTTAGCTGGTCACGCTGAATGGGACTTAGATCAATCTAAGTTTAATTATATAGAAATCACTATTAAAGATATAGAATATATACAATAA